The Nostoc sp. 'Lobaria pulmonaria (5183) cyanobiont' genome window below encodes:
- a CDS encoding CRISPR-associated protein Csc3 codes for MIKRNKLLNGPPKSLEEVYFTEIRSQLYENHAHRHQTGVRTGTTLAEHLDSACQFILTVSRIAEVPEDKRPLLLAATAVHDLNKLDTKGRNVKTLARNQEFLREQLEKACVLTFIVSEDDLELVRKLIERHSGHNVSDGARFLPEDPNIERWAAMLTAADLFDLGIPDAQRFRKLEKELTVAFGRSCNLFRIRISEDKGYITALLLGACEEVLQKHGLNPLAIFPDGELFEGEALPNVDLTKEIAAVWQIKIDQVFGNNIERLVRATKDGIKVTYQAIQQNIEEVLVNVLALLEKKKAGYKSDKIAKDVTKWGEAAGADALIKAAELQLLPVSNAEEFAISEGLKAAYLSYREARLSPKEVWDKIAYHTGISELQRTAIEPFNGQYGRPLFAAKAAIKGIEGIKEALQESFQLRKESTQISEETEVSEEMIAAVSRMVNLPFAIRLNGANDLNTYVEANPRQRCSLGSTSTDIDELISDNMPPGTKVQAFSNRLPGGISAEPKRQADSIAALAYQLMAVGANFAAVKKQDLFYLHLALPKGSAPELLRIWRELLKQLAATNAEGGTVTIDELKLYRDNQLEFKANKVVGLALPKRPDFVHTSVIIPLVWGDINNSLALLKSLRLALEISLSLDIGFPFTLSSNLEVELSNDVYGRIEGIPSALQTLLGNGQYEQRQDAEKILERLRCIGKLATSVASIQKADDCFYDLARACVRPIELYYVLLRWTLREQDEPNLSIIWSRICEPLNTLLENLMPDEKSLLTKYLKEAAQVAAEAKIWGSSFKRTAQAEPFTAFIAAIRSQKSYLGLDVIFAALIQQYHTRLDRIREHGVGATKYEQVKHYYEVLRKLYEEVYSARPEKFLSDQKTLEAAYLFFLEEARKQLKTQLQDDSVETNTTV; via the coding sequence ATGATTAAGCGCAATAAGCTTTTGAATGGCCCTCCAAAGTCTTTGGAGGAGGTTTATTTCACGGAAATTCGCTCCCAGCTTTACGAAAATCATGCACATCGTCATCAAACAGGTGTGAGAACGGGTACAACCCTTGCAGAACACCTCGATTCTGCGTGTCAGTTCATTTTGACAGTCAGCCGAATTGCAGAAGTCCCAGAAGATAAAAGACCTTTGCTACTAGCTGCAACTGCTGTACATGACCTAAATAAATTAGATACCAAAGGACGCAATGTTAAAACCCTGGCTAGAAATCAGGAATTTTTACGAGAACAACTTGAAAAGGCTTGTGTACTTACCTTTATCGTCTCAGAAGATGATTTGGAGTTAGTTAGAAAGCTAATTGAACGCCATTCAGGTCATAACGTCAGCGATGGAGCAAGATTTTTACCAGAAGACCCAAATATTGAACGTTGGGCGGCGATGCTTACAGCCGCAGACTTGTTTGATTTAGGAATTCCAGATGCACAACGTTTTCGTAAGCTGGAAAAAGAATTAACGGTTGCTTTCGGGCGAAGCTGTAATCTTTTTAGAATCCGCATCTCTGAAGATAAAGGCTATATTACAGCTTTGTTGCTGGGTGCTTGCGAAGAGGTTTTACAAAAGCATGGGTTAAATCCTTTAGCAATTTTTCCTGATGGCGAACTTTTTGAAGGGGAAGCTTTACCAAATGTGGATTTGACAAAAGAAATAGCTGCTGTTTGGCAAATTAAAATTGACCAAGTTTTTGGAAATAATATTGAAAGACTTGTCAGAGCTACCAAGGATGGGATTAAAGTTACTTATCAAGCTATCCAACAAAATATTGAGGAAGTTTTGGTAAATGTTCTAGCTCTTTTAGAAAAGAAAAAGGCTGGTTATAAATCAGACAAGATTGCTAAAGATGTGACTAAGTGGGGTGAAGCGGCTGGTGCAGATGCACTAATAAAAGCGGCTGAACTTCAATTATTACCTGTAAGTAACGCAGAAGAATTTGCTATATCTGAGGGGTTGAAAGCAGCTTATCTAAGTTACCGTGAAGCCAGATTAAGCCCTAAAGAAGTTTGGGATAAAATCGCTTATCATACGGGTATCTCTGAACTTCAGCGCACTGCAATTGAGCCATTTAATGGTCAATATGGGCGACCTTTATTTGCTGCTAAGGCTGCTATCAAAGGAATTGAGGGTATTAAAGAAGCTCTACAAGAATCTTTCCAGCTAAGAAAGGAAAGTACACAAATATCTGAAGAAACAGAAGTATCTGAAGAAATGATTGCAGCCGTTAGCAGAATGGTAAATTTACCTTTTGCTATTCGGTTAAATGGAGCCAATGATTTAAATACTTATGTAGAAGCAAATCCCAGACAAAGATGCTCTTTAGGTTCTACTTCCACTGATATAGATGAGCTAATTTCAGATAATATGCCTCCTGGTACAAAAGTACAAGCTTTTTCTAACCGCTTACCGGGTGGTATCAGTGCTGAACCGAAAAGACAAGCAGATTCAATTGCAGCTTTAGCCTACCAATTAATGGCAGTTGGGGCGAACTTTGCTGCTGTTAAAAAACAAGACCTATTTTATTTGCACTTAGCATTACCTAAAGGTTCTGCTCCAGAATTGTTGAGAATTTGGCGTGAACTTTTAAAACAACTTGCAGCGACAAATGCTGAAGGTGGTACTGTCACTATTGATGAATTGAAATTATATAGAGATAACCAGCTTGAATTTAAAGCTAACAAAGTAGTTGGTTTAGCATTGCCAAAACGTCCTGATTTTGTGCATACATCTGTCATTATTCCTCTAGTTTGGGGAGATATTAATAATTCTTTAGCTTTACTAAAATCACTGAGGCTTGCTTTAGAAATTTCTTTGTCTTTAGATATTGGCTTTCCTTTTACCTTGAGTAGCAATCTAGAAGTGGAGTTATCTAATGATGTTTACGGACGAATAGAAGGAATTCCTTCTGCACTGCAAACTTTATTAGGAAATGGACAATATGAGCAGCGCCAAGATGCAGAAAAAATTCTTGAGCGGCTACGTTGCATTGGCAAACTAGCAACATCTGTTGCAAGTATTCAGAAAGCCGATGATTGTTTTTATGATTTAGCTCGTGCTTGTGTCAGACCAATTGAACTTTATTATGTCTTGCTACGTTGGACATTACGAGAACAAGATGAACCAAATTTGAGTATTATTTGGAGTCGTATCTGTGAACCGTTAAATACTTTGTTGGAGAACCTTATGCCGGATGAAAAGTCGTTATTAACTAAATATCTCAAAGAAGCTGCTCAAGTTGCAGCAGAGGCAAAAATTTGGGGAAGTTCTTTTAAACGAACTGCTCAAGCAGAACCGTTTACAGCCTTTATTGCTGCCATTCGTTCTCAAAAGTCTTATTTGGGTTTAGATGTAATTTTTGCCGCTTTAATACAGCAATATCATACTCGCTTAGACCGTATCCGGGAGCATGGCGTAGGCGCGACAAAGTATGAACAGGTGAAGCATTATTACGAGGTATTGCGAAAGCTATATGAGGAGGTTTATTCAGCACGTCCTGAAAAGTTTTTATCTGACCAAAAAACTTTAGAAGCTGCTTATTTGTTTTTCCTTGAAGAAGCGCGTAAACAGCTAAAAACTCAGCTTCAAGATGATTCAGTCGAAACAAATACAACTGTGTAA
- the cas7d gene encoding type I-D CRISPR-associated protein Cas7/Csc2, translating to MSIQKLSSVIATIYENFPKGRFITLVVLRTTHSETIFRTEGSGEPMCSEFVQAGLEGENQKTIIQRLVMTKRKQVAPERRYGREHLRAHELLYTNIKDGSLCSLNTNAPCEMCTDCFLYGFAAGGGGAQKSRIWTEDAFSILPASDVVGDRTINAIYETGTMRDEKGNPSTALNTSEYIKPGVHFLDVVTLKDVTADELRYIIGNILFTSRYGAVSSRVGRMENQILGVFGSITELPSSLELVQATYDVLGKPLEHPLNINQLITASKQVIANWQNKRGVSVHLSEAEVTNLLTDVETNWSEAERDNFLKRLSQSYEPFRQVATEKKKAKAKGKNTLVEVES from the coding sequence ATGTCAATTCAAAAGCTTTCTTCAGTAATAGCAACAATTTATGAGAATTTCCCCAAAGGACGTTTTATTACTTTAGTTGTTTTAAGAACAACCCATTCTGAAACTATTTTTCGCACAGAAGGTTCAGGTGAACCAATGTGTAGCGAATTTGTCCAAGCTGGTTTGGAGGGTGAAAATCAAAAAACTATAATTCAACGCTTGGTAATGACTAAGCGTAAACAAGTAGCACCAGAAAGACGCTACGGACGAGAACATTTAAGAGCGCATGAGCTTTTATACACCAATATTAAAGATGGCTCTCTTTGTTCTTTAAATACTAATGCACCTTGTGAAATGTGTACAGATTGTTTCCTTTACGGCTTCGCTGCCGGTGGTGGTGGCGCTCAAAAAAGTCGCATTTGGACTGAGGATGCTTTTAGTATTTTACCTGCTAGTGATGTTGTAGGCGATCGCACCATAAACGCCATCTACGAAACTGGCACAATGCGCGATGAAAAAGGTAATCCCTCAACAGCTTTAAATACCAGCGAATACATCAAACCAGGCGTGCATTTTCTAGATGTCGTCACCCTAAAAGATGTAACTGCGGATGAATTGCGCTATATCATCGGGAACATTCTTTTCACAAGTCGTTACGGTGCAGTTTCTAGTCGTGTTGGACGAATGGAAAACCAAATATTAGGTGTATTTGGTAGTATTACCGAACTTCCTAGTTCTCTGGAACTTGTACAAGCTACTTATGATGTATTAGGTAAACCTTTAGAACACCCTTTGAATATTAATCAATTAATTACAGCAAGTAAGCAAGTAATTGCAAATTGGCAAAATAAGAGAGGAGTTTCTGTGCATTTATCTGAAGCAGAAGTAACAAATTTACTGACTGATGTAGAAACTAATTGGTCAGAAGCTGAACGTGATAATTTTCTCAAGCGTTTAAGCCAATCTTATGAACCCTTCCGTCAGGTTGCAACTGAAAAGAAAAAGGCTAAGGCTAAAGGAAAAAATACACTAGTTGAAGTAGAGAGTTAA
- the cas6 gene encoding CRISPR-associated endoribonuclease Cas6, whose protein sequence is MPHSLVLNLLPQSPIPPQFLTGRHLHALFLTLVSSVDTTLGDRLHDSTADKAFTLSPLQINSPLLKGGKGGSKLQYSHQQSIPAGTPCWWRISLLDDTLFGKLTQLWLNLNPNRPWHLGPADLYITSIQGTPQSIQPWANATTYAQLYEEASDRISSINLSFSTPTAFRQGQYDTTLPTRESVFNSLLSRWNKYSGIEFPQIAIESIFPSFVNIHTEILADSRSKFIGIIGEVTYKILGSVEPIQIKQINALADFALYSGVGRKTTMGMGIARRLYSP, encoded by the coding sequence ATGCCTCATAGTTTAGTGTTGAATTTGCTACCTCAATCGCCCATTCCACCACAGTTTCTCACAGGTAGACATCTCCACGCCCTATTTTTAACCCTCGTTAGTTCTGTAGATACCACATTAGGCGATCGCTTGCACGATTCTACTGCTGATAAAGCTTTCACCCTCTCTCCCTTACAAATTAATTCCCCCCTTTTGAAGGGGGGTAAGGGGGGATCTAAATTGCAATATTCACATCAACAATCCATTCCCGCCGGAACACCTTGTTGGTGGCGCATCTCTTTATTAGATGACACTCTATTTGGCAAACTTACCCAACTTTGGCTAAATCTTAATCCCAATCGCCCTTGGCATCTTGGCCCGGCTGACTTGTATATTACCAGCATTCAAGGCACACCCCAATCTATTCAACCTTGGGCAAATGCCACTACTTACGCTCAATTATACGAAGAAGCCAGCGATCGCATTTCTTCCATTAACCTTAGCTTCTCCACACCTACCGCTTTCCGTCAAGGACAGTATGATACTACCCTTCCTACCAGAGAATCTGTCTTTAATTCTCTACTTTCCCGGTGGAATAAATACAGTGGCATAGAATTTCCTCAGATTGCGATCGAGTCAATCTTCCCTTCTTTTGTCAATATTCACACAGAAATATTAGCTGACTCCCGCAGCAAATTTATTGGTATTATTGGCGAAGTTACTTATAAGATTTTAGGGTCAGTTGAACCAATACAAATTAAGCAAATTAACGCTTTAGCTGATTTTGCTTTGTATAGCGGTGTTGGTCGCAAAACAACAATGGGTATGGGCATAGCAAGGCGGCTGTATTCTCCATAA
- the cas4 gene encoding CRISPR-associated protein Cas4 gives MNQTEYVSIAALNQYAYCPHRCWRMFCAGEFTDNQYTIEGTTLHDRVHTTSDGQRGETWQIRAIWLKSEQYKLIGKSDLIEAESGQVYPVEYKRGRKGEWDNDELQLCAQALCLEEMTGQPVNTGYIYYAHSHQRQLVEINQELRQSAIATIESVTNILETGVMPKPVYSKRCKGCSLYSQCLPKATDKVKSYQEVH, from the coding sequence ATGAATCAAACCGAATATGTTTCAATTGCGGCATTGAATCAATATGCCTATTGTCCGCATCGCTGTTGGCGGATGTTTTGTGCAGGCGAATTTACCGATAATCAATACACAATTGAAGGCACAACTTTACACGATCGCGTCCACACCACAAGCGATGGACAGCGAGGAGAAACTTGGCAGATTCGGGCAATTTGGCTGAAGTCTGAGCAATACAAACTCATCGGTAAATCTGATTTAATTGAAGCCGAATCAGGCCAAGTTTACCCAGTCGAATATAAACGGGGACGCAAAGGCGAATGGGATAACGATGAGTTGCAACTTTGTGCCCAAGCTTTATGTTTGGAAGAGATGACAGGACAACCTGTTAACACTGGATATATCTATTATGCTCATTCGCATCAACGGCAATTAGTAGAGATTAATCAAGAGTTACGGCAAAGTGCGATCGCTACTATTGAATCTGTCACAAATATCCTAGAAACAGGAGTGATGCCAAAACCAGTTTACAGCAAACGCTGCAAAGGATGCAGCCTTTATTCGCAATGTTTGCCCAAAGCAACGGATAAGGTCAAAAGTTATCAAGAAGTACATTAA
- the cas5d gene encoding type I-D CRISPR-associated protein Cas5/Csc1 — MSTIPFQQAKLVELYCLEPVFFASRELSDTYYTEGVIGNYALTYALGRVNSPYRLQGEATGRPTYKEDFQPIAQDFYILPASPIGRVTFRFERFNALSDAYWYAMTNNRVATAREDLPLQRQGKKPSSFRPSNFPQTGRLRMIERRNKFQTLVFGNHQLPNYIRLGKFMSKVKVNVLNEFPVTLLPEGEYQSQHYLNAADLPQQIETLAFDLISIPPAPIIKNLRFRGAAWQVGQMIVPAGLHFCGRENSNE; from the coding sequence ATGTCAACAATTCCTTTTCAGCAGGCAAAACTTGTTGAATTATACTGTCTTGAACCAGTCTTTTTTGCCTCTAGAGAGTTGTCTGATACCTATTACACTGAAGGGGTAATTGGGAATTATGCTCTTACCTATGCTTTAGGTAGGGTAAATTCCCCCTATCGACTCCAAGGTGAGGCTACAGGACGACCAACCTACAAAGAAGATTTTCAGCCAATAGCACAGGATTTTTATATCTTACCAGCTTCACCGATAGGCAGAGTTACATTCAGATTTGAACGTTTCAATGCTCTTTCTGATGCTTATTGGTATGCAATGACTAATAACCGTGTTGCGACTGCACGGGAAGATTTACCATTACAACGCCAAGGTAAAAAACCAAGTTCATTTAGACCAAGTAATTTTCCACAAACTGGAAGACTGCGGATGATTGAACGCAGAAACAAATTTCAAACTTTGGTATTTGGAAATCACCAATTACCAAATTATATTCGGCTTGGTAAATTCATGAGTAAAGTCAAGGTGAATGTGCTTAATGAATTTCCTGTGACTTTACTACCAGAAGGTGAATATCAAAGTCAACATTATTTAAATGCTGCCGATTTACCACAGCAAATAGAAACTTTAGCATTCGATTTAATTTCTATTCCTCCTGCACCCATTATTAAAAATCTTCGTTTTCGGGGTGCTGCTTGGCAAGTTGGGCAAATGATTGTACCAGCAGGGTTACATTTTTGCGGTAGAGAAAATAGCAATGAGTAA
- a CDS encoding 2OG-Fe(II) oxygenase — protein sequence MKHYQQQSNAFPSDYLNNLWGEIQACPYFAINNLNRDFVATKGFSVVFQRSGLPKVEQQFPYFKPYLDLALQPNCNAFYLNPLQLKEGSRVDPHIDRSLRSYSKTIEPPAVVSVLYVRVPADMEGGELVLRSHKRQLGQIKPQINTLVYFQGDLTHSVNAVKTPGNRLSLVCEQYSLSEAELQEIPEFTVESRITQSTTKKKKYAS from the coding sequence GTGAAACACTATCAACAACAATCTAACGCCTTCCCCAGCGATTACCTCAACAACTTGTGGGGAGAAATCCAAGCTTGTCCTTACTTTGCTATCAACAACCTCAACCGCGATTTTGTCGCCACCAAAGGATTTTCTGTAGTATTTCAGCGTTCTGGATTACCAAAAGTAGAACAGCAGTTTCCCTACTTCAAGCCTTACCTAGATTTGGCTCTCCAGCCAAATTGTAATGCTTTTTACCTCAATCCTTTACAGCTAAAGGAAGGCTCCCGCGTCGATCCGCATATCGATCGCTCCTTACGTTCCTACTCCAAAACCATTGAACCACCTGCGGTTGTCAGCGTGCTTTATGTGCGTGTACCTGCGGATATGGAAGGGGGAGAACTGGTATTGCGATCGCACAAACGCCAACTTGGGCAAATTAAGCCCCAAATCAATACTTTAGTTTATTTTCAAGGTGATTTAACCCATTCGGTTAACGCTGTCAAAACCCCCGGAAATCGCCTCAGTTTAGTTTGTGAACAGTATAGTTTGAGTGAAGCTGAACTCCAGGAAATTCCTGAGTTTACTGTAGAGTCAAGAATCACTCAGTCTACAACCAAAAAGAAAAAGTATGCCTCATAG
- the cas3 gene encoding type I-D CRISPR-associated helicase Cas3' codes for MSNQKLVIRLEPRSISACASLPDELSFIGNALQHQVDVFEQSKDADIILDLAPTGTGKTKAGLTVLKHQPNKSAVYIAPTNALIEQQTEAAKQFVRDANLPHVVKSASAKDIKSWPDEKVGRRSGEKLYNVLRNPTTVFDDVGANTPILLVTNPDIFYYATFFAYNNLDRGNIAAGFYTKFSTVIFDEFHLYDAKQLVGMLFYLAYSHVFRFFQDGRKVVLLTATPEPACELALQNFKQAGVKIARIDGEAGNTNLLPSQTAVNLELRPKPDSKEEWLAELTAEVVQRFRERPDENGAVILDSLDNINRLSTLLRQQGIGDDIGRITGPAPKKDRERAMQCQIILATSTVDVGFNFEKYPKPKRQNLDWLIFSARDRAAFWQRIGRVGRVLGKSETNIDSESIAYLPANAWEEGLTSLDTSEGRTALKDVLETLPCLDKPFLKAYWRSEAFLEIARPLLELEEMLEGLAEEKFILELFNTLKSIFEGNRTWDDYRYRMKLLRGAETIAKKTPKEIKKDWKYIKGGQAFVRTFIKAKFPEDWDDLQAGRTTLDEYVDLFKKDEDALAELKEFAEVFSTSYAPLFSFRSSLFESLSIRDPYGFILDESEETRLDPFHLLRYYEFVQNGDYIEVTSRAAEAYQLSFELRYTDNWQEFISTELNKLTAFKNCRIIRTLGGGTRPTDQIQSLNKHLLPGIIICPRTNAAVIFQLNKQGIISYPITIVCNDVEKEYRFFAGLSGILAIAMKFKQLRLPDDEVFIAG; via the coding sequence ATGAGTAATCAAAAGTTAGTTATCAGATTAGAACCACGCAGTATTTCAGCTTGTGCATCTTTACCAGATGAACTATCTTTCATAGGTAATGCACTTCAGCACCAAGTAGATGTATTTGAACAATCTAAGGATGCTGATATAATCCTTGATTTAGCACCTACTGGCACAGGTAAAACTAAAGCAGGACTAACAGTATTAAAGCATCAGCCAAATAAAAGTGCTGTTTACATTGCGCCAACTAATGCTTTAATTGAACAGCAAACAGAAGCAGCAAAACAGTTTGTTCGTGATGCTAATTTACCTCATGTCGTTAAATCAGCCTCAGCTAAAGATATTAAAAGCTGGCCTGACGAGAAAGTTGGTCGTCGTTCAGGAGAAAAGCTGTATAATGTTTTGCGAAATCCCACTACAGTTTTTGATGATGTTGGGGCAAATACACCAATTCTCTTGGTAACAAATCCTGATATTTTCTACTATGCAACTTTCTTTGCATATAACAATCTAGACAGAGGCAATATTGCTGCTGGTTTTTACACCAAATTTTCTACAGTCATTTTTGATGAATTTCACCTCTACGATGCTAAACAGCTAGTAGGAATGCTATTCTACCTCGCTTATTCTCACGTTTTTCGCTTTTTTCAGGACGGACGTAAAGTAGTTTTGCTGACAGCAACACCAGAACCAGCTTGTGAATTAGCCTTGCAGAATTTCAAACAAGCTGGTGTGAAGATAGCAAGAATTGATGGGGAAGCAGGTAATACCAATCTTTTACCGTCACAAACAGCAGTTAATCTGGAATTAAGACCAAAACCAGATAGTAAGGAAGAGTGGTTAGCAGAGTTAACAGCAGAAGTTGTCCAACGTTTTCGAGAAAGACCTGATGAAAATGGTGCTGTAATTCTTGACTCTCTTGATAATATTAATCGTTTATCGACTTTGTTAAGACAGCAAGGAATTGGTGATGACATCGGACGCATTACAGGCCCTGCACCCAAAAAAGATAGAGAAAGGGCTATGCAGTGTCAAATTATTTTGGCTACTAGCACTGTAGATGTAGGGTTTAACTTTGAAAAATATCCTAAACCGAAACGGCAAAATTTAGATTGGTTGATTTTTTCAGCACGCGATCGCGCCGCATTTTGGCAGAGAATTGGTAGAGTAGGGCGTGTTTTGGGTAAATCTGAAACTAATATTGATTCAGAGTCCATTGCTTACTTACCTGCTAACGCTTGGGAAGAAGGTTTAACCTCTCTAGATACTAGTGAGGGACGTACAGCGCTAAAAGACGTACTAGAAACACTTCCCTGTTTAGATAAGCCTTTTTTAAAAGCTTACTGGCGTTCAGAAGCATTTCTAGAAATTGCCCGTCCCTTGTTGGAATTGGAAGAAATGCTTGAAGGTTTAGCTGAGGAAAAATTTATTTTGGAGTTATTCAATACTCTAAAATCTATTTTTGAAGGAAACAGAACTTGGGATGATTATCGCTACAGAATGAAGCTTTTACGAGGCGCTGAAACTATTGCTAAAAAAACTCCCAAAGAAATTAAAAAGGATTGGAAGTATATCAAAGGTGGTCAAGCGTTTGTCAGAACCTTTATCAAGGCTAAATTTCCTGAAGATTGGGATGACTTACAAGCTGGACGTACAACTTTAGACGAATACGTAGATTTATTTAAAAAAGATGAAGACGCACTAGCTGAGTTAAAAGAATTTGCTGAAGTTTTTAGTACAAGCTATGCACCTTTATTTAGTTTTCGCTCTAGTCTGTTTGAAAGTCTTTCCATTCGTGACCCTTATGGTTTTATTCTAGATGAATCGGAGGAAACAAGACTAGATCCTTTTCATCTATTACGCTATTACGAATTTGTCCAAAATGGTGATTATATTGAAGTCACCAGTCGCGCGGCTGAAGCTTATCAATTGAGTTTTGAATTACGCTACACTGATAACTGGCAAGAATTTATCAGTACAGAACTGAACAAACTAACAGCTTTTAAAAATTGTCGAATTATCCGCACTCTTGGAGGAGGAACACGACCAACAGACCAAATACAATCTTTGAATAAGCATCTTTTACCAGGAATAATTATTTGCCCAAGAACAAATGCTGCTGTTATTTTCCAATTAAACAAGCAAGGAATTATTTCTTATCCAATAACCATTGTTTGTAATGATGTGGAGAAAGAATATAGATTCTTTGCAGGCTTGTCAGGAATTTTAGCAATAGCAATGAAGTTTAAACAATTACGTCTTCCAGATGATGAGGTTTTTATTGCGGGATAA
- the cas1d gene encoding type I-D CRISPR-associated endonuclease Cas1d: MGTLYVTQADAFIGKVDERLTVKAEQKTILDIPLIKIEGIVVLGRATISPAVVSELLERHICLTFLTQNGRYLGRLEPEVTKNIFVRKAQWQAVGESQPAIHLVRGFVRGKLKNYRHSLLRTQREHPDTDLNNNITRLENAIAPIENTNNIDSLRGLEGAGSAAYFGCFQQLIKTPEFRFEARRRRPPTDPVNALLSFGYSLLRHDVQSALNIVGFDPYLGYLHVERYGRPSLALDLMEEFRPLIVDAVVLSLINKRSLTLTDFTTEPLSGAVSLTKEGLHTFLRAYEQKKQSDFKHPVMGNKCTYQEAFEIQARLLSKYLMNEIDKYPPLVLK; the protein is encoded by the coding sequence ATGGGAACACTTTACGTAACACAAGCCGATGCTTTTATCGGTAAAGTTGACGAACGTCTCACCGTCAAAGCTGAACAAAAAACCATCTTGGATATCCCTTTAATTAAAATAGAGGGAATTGTAGTACTAGGACGGGCTACTATTTCTCCTGCCGTCGTCAGTGAACTTTTAGAACGTCATATCTGTTTAACTTTTCTCACACAAAACGGACGATATTTAGGACGTTTAGAACCAGAAGTTACCAAAAATATCTTTGTTCGGAAAGCCCAATGGCAAGCTGTGGGAGAATCACAACCAGCAATACATTTAGTCAGAGGATTCGTGCGGGGTAAATTGAAAAATTACCGCCATAGTTTACTTCGGACTCAGCGAGAACATCCTGATACTGACCTGAATAATAATATCACTCGATTGGAAAACGCGATCGCACCAATTGAAAACACTAACAATATTGATTCCCTCAGAGGCTTAGAAGGTGCTGGTAGTGCAGCCTATTTCGGTTGCTTTCAACAGCTAATCAAAACCCCAGAATTTCGATTTGAAGCCAGACGCCGCCGCCCACCAACCGATCCAGTTAATGCCCTACTGAGTTTTGGGTATTCATTACTACGTCATGATGTGCAAAGTGCTTTAAATATTGTCGGCTTCGACCCTTATCTAGGATACTTACACGTTGAGCGTTATGGTAGACCTTCCCTAGCCTTGGACTTGATGGAAGAATTTCGTCCTTTAATAGTAGATGCTGTAGTCTTGTCGCTGATTAACAAGCGATCGCTAACCTTAACTGACTTTACCACCGAACCGCTTAGTGGTGCTGTGTCTTTAACCAAAGAAGGACTGCATACATTTCTTCGCGCCTACGAACAAAAGAAACAATCGGATTTCAAACATCCAGTCATGGGAAACAAATGCACCTACCAAGAAGCCTTTGAAATTCAGGCGAGATTGTTGAGTAAGTACCTTATGAACGAAATCGATAAATATCCCCCCTTAGTTCTCAAATAA